The nucleotide sequence AAAATGTGCTTAGGAACAGCATGTAGAAGAAGACGAAGAAGGGTTGTAGGCCTGTTAGCGCCGCCGCCAGCGAGACGTCAACTAGCGAGAACGCCAGCAGGGAACATGCGGTGCCTAAGATGTAAAAGCTCTCGCCCACGAGGGCAACGGCAAACGTTTTTTTCTCTAAGGCTTTAACGTTTGACGTGAATTCTTTTCGGAGCTTGCGTGAAGACGCCAGCAAAGATAGCACTCCGCAAAAGCTACCCAAAATGGCAAACGAGAACAGCGACCACACATCCAAGTAACTCAGCAAAAACTTGTCAGTTACGTTGTATGTTGCGATAAGCAACGTGAAGAGTATCATGAATTTGAATCCGCCAAACAGTTTCCCGCCTGTACCTGTTTTTCTGTAGGAAACCAGCATCGCAGACCCGACAATCAACGCGATTCCCAAGTATTTTTGAGGACCTAAAATCTCGTCCAAAAACGCCGCGGAAAAGACGGCTACGAAGACGGGGATTAGCTGGAACAGCGGAACTAACCGTGAGACTTCTTCGGCTTGTAGGGCTTTTGCGTAAAACCATAACGCCAAAAACGGCAGCGCCCCCGCAGCGAACCCAAACAGGGAATACGGAAACACAAACTGCACTGGAAACAGCAAAAAGATGGCGAGGGCAAATATGGTGTCCAAGGACAAGACGAAAAGAACCGTTGCGGCTTGGGAACTGAATTTTTTGGTTAACAAAAATTTTAGGAAGACATTGTTTAGTGCCCAGAAAGCGGGAGCCAGCAACCCAAATATTACCCAGTCCATAAAATGTACAGTACCTGCGTGCGTGTTTGTTGTAAGATTTGTTGTTGGAGTTTTTAAACGCGTCTGCTGTTTGGCTTTGAACTTTGGGTTTGTTTGCGTGTTTTGCTTTTGTTTGGGTTGTAGCCGTTTTTGGTGTGTTTGTGGATTGTGGATGGTTTTATGTGATGCTTTTTTGTTTGTGTCTGTTTGTATTCACAAATTTTTAAGTAACCATTTACGCCATTCAACGTTTAGATGGAGGTGATATAATGGCAGATATTGTTGAAACAGCAGTTGCAGCAGGCTCCTTCCAAACGTTAGTTGCAGCGGTTAAAGCAGCAGACCTAGTTGACGCCCTAAAAGGCAACGGGTACCTAACGGTTTTTGCACCCACCGACGTAGCTTTTGAAGCATTACCCAAAGGCACTGTCGACAACCTTTTGCAGGACATCCCCAAACTCAAGAGTCTTCTGTTGTATCACGTGGTTTCTGGAAAAGTCTTAGCATCAGATGTTGCCAAACTAAAAACTGCAAAGACCCTGCAAGGGCAAAACGTGAAAGTTGACGCCGCAAAATGGCACCTGCACCTGAACCCGAAAATCAACAACGCAAACATCGTCAACCCCGACATCATCGCAGACAACGGCGTAATCCACGTCATAGACCGTGTGCTTATGCCAAACCCTGAACTTAGCTGTCCCATCTGCGGCATGGGCTTTGCTGACAAAAACGAGTTGATAGACCACAAAGAAGGCGCACACCCAGCCATAGCAGCAAAATAAACACACACCACCTGTGATACACCTTTTTCTTTTTTATGCGTTAGCTTATTGTATGCCCGGCTGTTCTTGTTTTGGCATGCAAAATAGTTTGATGTGGCAACGCAATGTTTTGTCTAACGGTTTGACGGTGCTGCTTTTTCCACGGCAATCACGGTTAACGGCGCAGCTGGCGGTTACCGTTAAATGCGGTTCAAACAACGACGCTTTGGATAAGTCGGGGGCGGCTCATTTTCTTGAACACATGGTCGCTGGCGGTTCCCCTTCACGTATCCAAGCTTCCCGTGGCATAGAAAAACTCGGCGGCTTTGTAGACTTCTTTACCACCCACGACTACACCATGACTCTTTGCGATGTGCTGCCTGAACGGTTACTTGAAGCGGCAACAATTATCTCGCACTTGCTCTACGATTCAGAGTTTACACAGGAAAATTTTGAGACTGAAAAGAAGGTGATTTTGCAGGAAATTGCCGAAGCTGAGGATAGCCCTTGGGTGCAGACCGAGGAGTTGTTGGCTAAGCATCTTTTTAAGAATCATCCCGTGAGGCATCCTGTGTCTGGTTATCGGCGAACCGTGCGCAGCTTGAACCTACAAGACATCAAAGAAACCCACCGCGCCTACTACCAGCCTTCAAACGCGGTTTTGACGTTAGCAGGCAACTTTTCGCAGCCTCAACTTGAAACAGTGCTGGAAACCTTTTCGCCCAAAGGAAACAGCTTCCACACCCCAAAAAACGGCGACACCCAAGAGAAGCCGCCCCGAAAACGCTTGATCTGCAAGGAAAAAGCGGGGCTTTCCCAGACCTATTTGCGTGTGGGTGCTAGGACGGTTTCAGGTAGAGATGCGGATATACCTGCGTTAGAACTGCTTAATATGATACTGGGGGGCGGCGCGAGTTCTAGGTTGTTTGTGGAGTTGCGTGAAAAGGAAGCTTTAGCGTACAATGTGGGGTCTTGTCAAGAATGCGGTACTGATTACGGTTACTTCCATATTGACTGCGCCGTGAAAAGCAAGAACCTCGCCAAAGCCCTCAGGCTCATCGAAAAGGAACTGGAGAAGCTTCGAACCCAAACCGTCCCCGACAACGAACTCTCCAAAGCCAAAGACATGATAATCGGCGCAATCTACAGAGAAATCGACAGCCCCACAACCCTGCCCGAAACCCTAACCAGCATGGAACTCCTCTTCGAAAACAATACTGCCATAGACGACTACGTCCAAAAAATCAGGCAAACCACCGCCGACTCCCTACGCGAAACCGCCGCGAAGTACCTCCAAGACAGTAGCTGCTCCACGGTGACTCTTGCCCCTAAAACTTAGGTGTTTGGATGCGTTTTGTCTGCGTGTTTTGGGGTGGCTTTAAAAGCAAGTGCTAATAGAATTTAGTGACTATATAGTGTGAGTGTTCTTGGGTGGAATGATGTATGCAGGAGAAAATTCGGGTAGTTGTTGGGGTTGACGGGTCTGTTCAGTCTAGGCGGGCTTTGGCTGAGGCTGTGACTATTGCTCAGCGGTTTTCGGGTTTTGTAAAGGCAGTTTCAGTTTACGATAAAGGCTCAAGAGATAAAGCTAAAGACATTTTGGATAAAGCAGAAAACGCGTTGCTAATCAACGCTGGCATACACTATGAAACCCAGCCGATTTTGGGTTCGAATCCTGCAAAAGCGTTGGAGTTGCTCGCGAAACAGGAAAACTTTGACCTCATCGTGGTTGGGCGCAGAGGCATAGGCGGCGGAGTGTCCCTGCTGATGGGCAGCGTCTCAAAACAGATCGTAAGCAACGCATACTGCAACGTCCTCGTCGTAAAAAACAGGTAACACGCAATCTGTAGGGTAGCGTAAAGTATTAGCACAAGTTCTGATGTTATGCTGTTAAGGGGTGAATGATTTGTCAAGAAGGGCAAAGAAAGCTGAGGGTCTAGAACACCACAAGCAACTCCAAAGAGAAAAAGAACAAAAACGCAAAGAACGCAAACAAGTATCCCTCCCAGCAAAACACGCAAAAGGCAAGAAATAGCCACAACTGCAAGTACCTGTTTTTTCTTGTTTTCTTTTTTCTTTTTCTGTTTAGGGTTTGTATGTGCGTAGTGTTTGGCTGTTTATGGCAACTATTATGGTGCTAAGTGTCATCAGTATGGCGCCGACCGCGGGTTCTATAACAATGCCCCAGTTAACAAGTATACCCGCAGCTAAAGGAATCGCAACTATGTTGTAGCCTCCTGCCCACCACAGATTTTGAAGCATCTTCGAATAGGTCTTCTTGGAAAGCTTGGTAACTTTGGAGACATCACGCGGGTCGTTTTTCACCAGTATGATGTCGGCGCTTTCTACTGCAACGTCAGTTCCAGCACCTATGGCAATGCCCACATCCGCAGTCGCAAGAGCAGGAGCATCATTAATGCCATCCCCCACCATCGCCACTTTGTAGCCTTTTTCCTGCAACGATTTGACCTTGCTTGCTTTCTGGTCAGGCAAAACCCCCGCAAAAAACTCGTCAATACCCAACTCCCCAGCAACGCTCTGCGCCACCTTCTGTGCATCCCCAGTAATCATGTAAATCTTCACGCCGTTTTCCTTAAGGGTCTGGATAGCTTCTTTGGATTCCCCCCGTATCTTATCCGCTAACGCAAAAGCACCTGCAAGTTCGCCGTCTACTATGGTAAAGACCACGGTTTTGCCTTCTTTTTGCAGCGCCGCAACTTTTTCGTCCTCCTCCTTAAGACCCATTTCGTCTAACAGCGCAGGGCTCCCCACAACTACAGTTTTGCCTTTGACTTTTCCTTTCACGCTTTTTCCTGCAGTTGCCTCAAAACTTTTTACTTCAGGAATCTCAACGCCTTTGTCTTTCACGTAGCTGACGATAGCGTGGGCAAGGATATGTTCCGAATTTTGCTCAACTGCCGCCGTTAAAGCCAACAGCGTCTTCTCTGGAATATGAGAAACCACATCGGTTACGCCAAATTTGCCCTCTGTCAACGTGCCTGTCTTGTCAAAAACTACGGCGTCCAAGGCGCGGGTCATTTCGAAAGCCTTGCGGTCGCGAATTAAAATCCCGTTTTTCGCGGTCAAAGAAGTAGAAAGTGCGATGACAAGTGGTATGGCTAGGCCTAATGCGTGTGGGCAGGCAATGACAAGTACGGTTACGGTTCGGGTGAGGGCGAATTGGGTGTTTCCAAGTATTGCCCAGGCTATGTAGGTCAAGACGGCTACGGTTACGGCGACGTAGAAGAGAAATGCGGCTGCTCTGTTGGCTAGGTCTTGGGTTTTGGAGCGGCTTTGCTGTGCGGTCTTAACGAGGTCTACGACTTGGGCGAGGTAGGTTTCTTTGCCTGTTTTTTCAATGCGTGCTTTTAGTGAGCCTTCTTTGTTTATGGCTCCCCCGATGACTTGGTCGCCTTCTTCTTTGTGAACAGGCGCTGACTCGCCCGTAATTAACGCTTCATTGACGTAAGATTGCCCCTCTACTACCACAGCGTCTGAGGGAATTTTTTCGCCGGGGCGAATCAGAACGATGTCGCCTTTTTGCAGTTTGGATACTGAAACATCTTTTACTTCGCCGTCCTGAACTACATGTGCTACTGTGGGCATAATCTTCACCAGCTCTTCTAGAGCCCTTGACGCTCCCAGTACGCTTCGCGCCTCTATCCAATGCCCCAAAAGCATAACGTCAATCAAAGTTGCAAGTTCCCAGAAAAAATCTGAGCCTATGGCAACAAAAACTGTAGCTGCTGAATAGAAGAACGCTACTGAAATCGCCGTGGCAATAAGCGTCATCATGCCTGGCTGGCGTTTTTTAACCTCCATAACTACGCCTTGGAGGAACGGGTATCCACCGTAGAAGTAGATGGCTACTGCCAAACCCAGCAAAATATAGTCTTGGTAGGGAACTGTGAGGGTGTAGCCAAACCATGATTGAATTGTCTGTGAAAGAAGCAGAACAGGAACTGTAAGAATAAGGCTGACAAAGAACCGTTTTTTGAACATACCCGCATGCATCATATGCCCTGCACCCTGATGCTTCATACCCGAACTCATACCACCCTGTGACGAATCATGCTTCATACCCGCATGCATATCCTCATTTTCCTTTCCCCTCATTAAATTCCGCCAAACACGTAACTTTTTTCAAAAGAAGCAAACAACGCCGCTTAGGTTAACTTTAGCTCTTCAGCAGCGACGCTAAACAACAATTTTGCCTCCGCGCATCTATACTATGGGCGCCTTAACATTAATGCGTTTCCACAAAACCCCACAAACTGCCACAAAACCGGGTTATTTCTTGTCGGGTATGAACTGCATGGAGATGCTGTTTACGCAGTGCCGCGTGTTTTTCTTTGTGAAGCCCTCGCCCTTGAATACGTGTCCTAAGTGGGCGCCGCAGTTTGCGCATTGGATTTCAGTGCGTAAGCCGTCCGCGTCGGGAACCCGCTTCACCGCCATTGGGATTTCGTCGTCAAAGCTGGGCCAGCCGCATCCAGCATCAAACTTGCTCGTTGACTGATACAACTTTGCGCCACAGCGCCTGCACACATAAGTGCCTTTCTCCCAGAAATCATAAAATTTGCCCGTAAACGGCGCTTCTGTGCCCTTGTGAACTATGACAGCTTCTTCTTGAGGCGTCAACTTCTCTGTTTTAGGCTTGTCTTGCACTAAAAATTCACCCCTTAACTAATACGCGACTAAATAAAAAAACCGTTCGATAACCTTTCTGACACGTTAGCAGAAGGAGAGAAACGCTTCGGTGGGGGGGTTATTTGTTTTTGAATCGGTTTTTGTAGGCTTCGTAGTCGGGTACGCGCCGTGGGTATTCTTGATTCATTAGCGGCGAGGTTATGATGAAGTCGGCGCTGGTTCGGTCGCAGGCTACGGGTATGTTCCAGACGACGGCTACGCGCAGCAGGGCTTTGATGTCGGGGTCATGGGGCAGCGGCTCAAGGGGGTCCCAGAAGAATATGAGCAAATCTATGGTGCCTTCTGCTATGCGCGCGCCGATTTGCTGGTCGCCTCCCAATGGACCGCTTTGAAGCGAAGTGATTTTCGAGCCCAGCTCTTCCTCCAAAAGTTGACCCGTGGTTCCCGTAGCGTACAGTTCATGCTTAAGCAAAACGTCCTTGTTGAATTTCGCCCATTCACGCAGGTCCCCTTTCTTGTTATCATGTGCAATAAGCGCAATTTTCTTTTTCTGCCCCAAAGGAACTAAACGATGAGCCACAACAACTCCTCCAGATTCTACAAACAACCTTCATCAACAAGCATCTATATCACTTGCTACTATAAACTATAGATTCGCCCTCTACACGCTTTGGTCTGGCAAACCTTATCTTGTGCAAAACAATAGCTCTTGACATGATTCTACGCCGCGCTTTTTACATGCAAGAAGTCCTCACCGTCGCGCGTAACCTGCTGGGTAAAACTCTTGTGCACGAAACCCCCCACGGCACCTTAGCGGGGAAAATCGTGGAAACCGAAGCGTACCTTGGACCCGAAGACAAAGCCTCACATGCCTACAACAACAAACGCACCCCCAGAACGCAGACCCAGTTTGGCGAGAAAGGACACGCCTACATCTACTTCATCTACGGACTCTACTACTGCTTCAACGTTACCGCAGGTAACACCCCAGAAAAACCCGAATGCGTTTTCTTCCGCGCCATAGAGCCCACCCAAGGCATCGAGTTCATGAACCAGCGCCGACCCGCCGCAAAAGGCAACCCCAAAAAGCTGGCAAATGGACCCAGCAAACTATGCATGGCACTAGACCTGACCAAAAAGCAAAACGGCATCGACATGTGCCAGCCTCCCCTCTACATTCTCGACGAAGGAGAAACCGTAGCCGATGACTGTGTTGTGGCGGCGCCGCGAATCGGTGTGGATTACGCTGATGACTGGAAGCATAAGCCGTGGCGGTTCTACATCAAGGATAACCCGTATGTGTCTGTGAAAACAAAAACCGCCGATACGAAAAAAGAGTGGGGTTAAGAACTTGTTGGTGGCTGCGGGTTTTTGGTTGCCTGCTGTTTTTGGTGGTCTGTGTTTTTGTGTGTTTCAAGCTTGTTTTTTCGCCGCAGTTGCAGTCCTTCTGACAGGAATAATACGGTGGCTATGGCGTTGGTTGCCGCTAAATATATTAGGTCTATGCTGGGTAATACTCCATGTAGGAAGAACTGGCTTGCGATTATCACAAGTTCGGTG is from Candidatus Bathyarchaeota archaeon and encodes:
- a CDS encoding methionine-R-sulfoxide reductase; translated protein: MQDKPKTEKLTPQEEAVIVHKGTEAPFTGKFYDFWEKGTYVCRRCGAKLYQSTSKFDAGCGWPSFDDEIPMAVKRVPDADGLRTEIQCANCGAHLGHVFKGEGFTKKNTRHCVNSISMQFIPDKK
- a CDS encoding methylglyoxal synthase; this encodes MAHRLVPLGQKKKIALIAHDNKKGDLREWAKFNKDVLLKHELYATGTTGQLLEEELGSKITSLQSGPLGGDQQIGARIAEGTIDLLIFFWDPLEPLPHDPDIKALLRVAVVWNIPVACDRTSADFIITSPLMNQEYPRRVPDYEAYKNRFKNK
- a CDS encoding EamA family transporter — encoded protein: MDWVIFGLLAPAFWALNNVFLKFLLTKKFSSQAATVLFVLSLDTIFALAIFLLFPVQFVFPYSLFGFAAGALPFLALWFYAKALQAEEVSRLVPLFQLIPVFVAVFSAAFLDEILGPQKYLGIALIVGSAMLVSYRKTGTGGKLFGGFKFMILFTLLIATYNVTDKFLLSYLDVWSLFSFAILGSFCGVLSLLASSRKLRKEFTSNVKALEKKTFAVALVGESFYILGTACSLLAFSLVDVSLAAALTGLQPFFVFFYMLFLSTFLPHILKEETTKTAIALKTLAIIAVFIGTWLIV
- a CDS encoding copper-translocating P-type ATPase produces the protein MSSGMKHQGAGHMMHAGMFKKRFFVSLILTVPVLLLSQTIQSWFGYTLTVPYQDYILLGLAVAIYFYGGYPFLQGVVMEVKKRQPGMMTLIATAISVAFFYSAATVFVAIGSDFFWELATLIDVMLLGHWIEARSVLGASRALEELVKIMPTVAHVVQDGEVKDVSVSKLQKGDIVLIRPGEKIPSDAVVVEGQSYVNEALITGESAPVHKEEGDQVIGGAINKEGSLKARIEKTGKETYLAQVVDLVKTAQQSRSKTQDLANRAAAFLFYVAVTVAVLTYIAWAILGNTQFALTRTVTVLVIACPHALGLAIPLVIALSTSLTAKNGILIRDRKAFEMTRALDAVVFDKTGTLTEGKFGVTDVVSHIPEKTLLALTAAVEQNSEHILAHAIVSYVKDKGVEIPEVKSFEATAGKSVKGKVKGKTVVVGSPALLDEMGLKEEDEKVAALQKEGKTVVFTIVDGELAGAFALADKIRGESKEAIQTLKENGVKIYMITGDAQKVAQSVAGELGIDEFFAGVLPDQKASKVKSLQEKGYKVAMVGDGINDAPALATADVGIAIGAGTDVAVESADIILVKNDPRDVSKVTKLSKKTYSKMLQNLWWAGGYNIVAIPLAAGILVNWGIVIEPAVGAILMTLSTIIVAINSQTLRTYKP
- a CDS encoding universal stress protein; translated protein: MQEKIRVVVGVDGSVQSRRALAEAVTIAQRFSGFVKAVSVYDKGSRDKAKDILDKAENALLINAGIHYETQPILGSNPAKALELLAKQENFDLIVVGRRGIGGGVSLLMGSVSKQIVSNAYCNVLVVKNR
- a CDS encoding insulinase family protein, with the translated sequence MQNSLMWQRNVLSNGLTVLLFPRQSRLTAQLAVTVKCGSNNDALDKSGAAHFLEHMVAGGSPSRIQASRGIEKLGGFVDFFTTHDYTMTLCDVLPERLLEAATIISHLLYDSEFTQENFETEKKVILQEIAEAEDSPWVQTEELLAKHLFKNHPVRHPVSGYRRTVRSLNLQDIKETHRAYYQPSNAVLTLAGNFSQPQLETVLETFSPKGNSFHTPKNGDTQEKPPRKRLICKEKAGLSQTYLRVGARTVSGRDADIPALELLNMILGGGASSRLFVELREKEALAYNVGSCQECGTDYGYFHIDCAVKSKNLAKALRLIEKELEKLRTQTVPDNELSKAKDMIIGAIYREIDSPTTLPETLTSMELLFENNTAIDDYVQKIRQTTADSLRETAAKYLQDSSCSTVTLAPKT
- a CDS encoding DNA-3-methyladenine glycosylase produces the protein MILRRAFYMQEVLTVARNLLGKTLVHETPHGTLAGKIVETEAYLGPEDKASHAYNNKRTPRTQTQFGEKGHAYIYFIYGLYYCFNVTAGNTPEKPECVFFRAIEPTQGIEFMNQRRPAAKGNPKKLANGPSKLCMALDLTKKQNGIDMCQPPLYILDEGETVADDCVVAAPRIGVDYADDWKHKPWRFYIKDNPYVSVKTKTADTKKEWG